TAAGTAAGGCATATAAATGAGCACCAATGACAAAAGAAATAATGTAAGGCCATGAATCAGTGAAATACCGATTTTCGAGCTATTTCTCTGGCAACCATGGTTTTACCAGTGCCAGGGGGGCCATAAAACATCATGTTGCGAAAGGGAGCCTGGTGAGCCTTAGTGTTTGCTGTAGCTCGAGCAAGTAGTTCTATTCTCTTCTGCAACGAGGGATGGAGAACGATATTTGAAAGACCATTCTTGCCTTGCAGAGATCCAGATGCTGCAGCACCAGCACtataatttaaaaactttATTCTTTGCTTTAGATATTATCTCTGAACCTGGAAATCTTGCAATGGATGATTCTCGAATCAGAGATGGCTGCCCCAGTATCCGGTTGATATAACCCCATATAACTCTAGAACCTTCTCTGTAGAAAAGAAAGGATATCAAAAGACAATTAGTTGGCACATCCAATAAACAATACAGTCATCACAAACCACAGATGAAGAACTTGATATATTAAAAGTTCATCACATCAACACAGTAAAAGGCATTACTGATTAACTTGACATCATCATTAAGAGAGACTGAAACTTATCATCCATCCACCTGTGTAATTGGACACAAGAAATAGAAAGGTTGCAGTGCAATGATTTCTACAAAGCTATAAAGTAGCATTTCTGGAAGGTACCAACTGGTTAGTTAGGATGTGTCTTGTGGTCACACAAGAGGTTGAATCTTGTCTACACCAAGGTTAAGCCGGTTTATTGGATGGGAGAGGGCTACCTCTCATTGTGCAGACTAGGTTCCTTGCCAGTTTATATGGGGAGGTTTAGAAGTAGCAGAATGGACTGATAAACCCTGCTCCTTCAACATAAACCCTGCTCTGTCCATTCCAGAACCCATTGCCCCTCTCACCGTCTCTTTGGCGTCGTAGTCCTTATTGGATGCCATGTTCACTCCCTCCTTGGCTCCATCATAGGCATTGGCAGTTCTGTCTTTTCCATATTCCATTGCATCATAAGCCTTATCAGAAGCCGCGCCTGTAgccctattcattgtattattTGCTTCATCGTAGGCATTTGCTGCTCTATCCATTCCAGAACCCATTGCCCTTGTCACGGTCTCTTTGGCATTGTCAATTGTATCAGTGGGCATCCTTATCGAGGGATCAAAGTTGTCATGAACAGAATCGGTGTCCGCTGCCATTTGGGAAATCAGAGAAGCATATGTTGAGAATACATAAAGTAAAACCCAGAAGCATGAAATCAAATACTTGTTTGAAGAACTAATTGACTTATTAATTACTTCATCTGTGAAAGAATAAGGTagtaataaataattacaaGATCCAAATGTGCTCATTCTTAATCTTTCTGTAGCCACAGAGGCTGCATCCCCAGCTTTGTCCCCCATATTCTTAGCCTTCTCTTTTGCATTTTCCTGGCCGAATCCTAACCCCCTGAATGGCATCACACAACATAAATGAGCAAAAACCCTTAATTCTTAACACACGTACACAACTACTCGTTTAAGGATCAAGCGCAAAAGCTTAAAACTCAAGTTGTTAGCAGAAAGACTCAGCCTAGATTGAAAACATTTAGCTCAACCAATGTAAAGACTAGTGCTTGGCATTTCCCTCACTTATGTGACATTTCCTTTTTGCCATTTGttggacttttctttttcttgtataGGAGTTGCCTTGATCTCGGATATGGTTAGTTGCAAATAGGttacatgaaaaagaaatagccatatctatatatataaagcaaaagacagagaacggtgaaacattcaaaataccaaaaaatgcccttgattaatacaaatattaagaattgaaattattaattaaataagaataatatggtaaattcacactttttcaaataaaaataaaaataaaaattagataatggatccaatttttatgaaacacaactaccaattatcttttttaattctaaaataaattttaaatttttttaaaaaagcctTTCGCATGCGCCGAAGTGCGTGCGGAGAGGCTATTAGATTAAGAACTTAAAATTGATTCCACATCGAAAAAAAGACTTAAAAACGATTTGGACCTCTATCTCGTCATTTGCAAGGTAAATGCTAGGTATACTATCTTTTTACACCACAATGTACCACCCCTCTAATAAAGGTGGACTCCATTGTATTGACGAGCTTCACCgttataaaaatgtggtatgCCTAACATTACCCTATAATTAAAGCCAAATCAAATGAAgcttatgaaaagaaaacttgTATTTTATGTTTGGGTCCCCCCAACATAAAATCCAGTCTCCACCCTTGCTTCCCTCCATATTTCTTCATCCCTCATTTCTCACATATGCTTTCCCTT
This genomic window from Prunus persica cultivar Lovell unplaced genomic scaffold, Prunus_persica_NCBIv2 scaffold_191, whole genome shotgun sequence contains:
- the LOC18784547 gene encoding late embryogenesis abundant protein D-29 isoform X2; the protein is MGKRGVFLFLLLALWLAMSAGTWGQDAKETLNLAAGTAQHKTHETFKAAKENTDSWVDRTFDKIAEGLGFGQENAKEKAKNMGDKAGDAASVATERLRMSTFGSSDTDSVHDNFDPSIRMPTDTIDNAKETVTRAMGSGMDRAANAYDEANNTMNRATGAASDKAYDAMEYGKDRTANAYDGAKEGVNMASNKDYDAKETVRGAMGSGMDRAGFMLKEQGLSVHSATSKPPHINWQGT
- the LOC18784547 gene encoding late embryogenesis abundant protein D-29 isoform X1, whose amino-acid sequence is MGKRGVFLFLLLALWLAMSAGTWGQDAKETLNLAAGTAQHKTHETFKAAKENTDSWVDRTFDKIAEGLGFGQENAKEKAKNMGDKAGDAASVATERLRMSTFGSCNYLLLPYSFTDEVINKSISSSNKYLISCFWVLLYVFSTYASLISQMAADTDSVHDNFDPSIRMPTDTIDNAKETVTRAMGSGMDRAANAYDEANNTMNRATGAASDKAYDAMEYGKDRTANAYDGAKEGVNMASNKDYDAKETVRGAMGSGMDRAGFMLKEQGLSVHSATSKPPHINWQGT